From a single Phalacrocorax aristotelis chromosome 1, bGulAri2.1, whole genome shotgun sequence genomic region:
- the LOC142052109 gene encoding regucalcin-like, with amino-acid sequence MSSSIKIESVVKEKNRMGECPVWEERENALVYVDINSQKVCRWSPLTNEVQSVSVDARVGSVALQQCGGYVIALGTRFAFLDWDTQVVTTILELEQDKPNNRFNDGKVDPKGRFFAGTMAEETAPGVRARRQGALYTLFPDHSVIKQLDQVDISNGLDWSLDHRTFFHIDSLAYAVHAFSYDVHTGKIACPKLLYHLEKEEQMPDGMCIDAEGKLWVACIDGGRVIRIDPETGKRIQTVRLPTPRITSCCFGGKDYSEMYVTSAYDGLDEATLAKEPHAGEIFKITGLGVKGIPQNFYAA; translated from the exons ATGTCTTCCTCCATCAAAATTGAATCTGTTGTGAAGGAGAAGAACAGGATGGGAGAGTGCCCCGTCTGGGAAGAAAGGGAGAACGCACTTGTCTATGTAGACATTAACTCACAGAAAGTTTGCCGCTGGAGCCCACTCACCAATGAGGTACAGAGTGTGTCTGTAG ATGCCCGCGTTGGCTCGGTGGCATTGCAGCAGTGTGGGGGCTACGTCATTGCCCTGGGGACCAGGTTTGCCTTTCTGGACTGGGACACCCAGGTGGTCACCACCATCCTCGAGCTCGAGCAGGATAAACCCAACAACAGGTTCAATGATGGGAAAGTGGATCCAAAGGGGAGGTTTTTTGCTG GTACGATGGCTGAAGAGACGGCACCGGGGGTCCGAGCGAGGCGGCAAGGCGCTCTCTATACCCTTTTCCCCGACCATTCGGTAATAAAACAGTTAGACCAGGTGGACATCTCCAATGGTCTGGATTGGTCCCTGGACCACAGGACCTTCTTTCACATCGACAGCCTGGCATATGCTGTGCATGCCTTCAGCTATGATGTGCACACTGGAAAGATCG cctgccccAAACTTCTGTACCATCTAGAAAAGGAGGAGCAAATGCCTGATGGGATGTGCATTGATGCAGAAGGGAAGCTCTGGGTGGCCTGTATTGATGGCGGGAGAGTAATTCGTATAGACCCAGAAACAG gaaaaagAATCCAAACTGTGAGGCTACCTACTCCGAGGATTACCTCTTGCTGCTTTGGCGGAAAAGACTACTCAGAAATGTATGTGACTTCTGCATATGATGGTCTGGATGAGGCCACCTTAGCCAAGGAACCTCACGCAGGAGAGATTTTCAAG aTAACGGGCCTGGGTGTGAAAGGGATCCCACAGAATTTCTATGCTGCTTGA